One part of the Enterococcus sp. DIV1094 genome encodes these proteins:
- a CDS encoding PTS sugar transporter subunit IIB, with protein MKTTEEKRILLICTAGITSGLLVKNIQKAADEEGIPLHVYSAPAIVAEQAIQNQHIDGLMIGPQSEYEVARLKDFLTVKAVPYKLIRKEDYETFDGEAVLADILKFF; from the coding sequence ATGAAAACAACAGAGGAAAAACGAATATTATTGATTTGTACTGCCGGGATCACCTCAGGATTGTTAGTTAAAAATATCCAAAAGGCAGCAGATGAAGAAGGGATACCTCTTCATGTATATTCTGCTCCAGCAATCGTGGCAGAGCAAGCAATCCAAAATCAACACATTGACGGTTTGATGATCGGACCACAATCTGAATATGAAGTGGCACGATTAAAAGACTTTCTAACGGTGAAAGCTGTTCCGTACAAATTGATCCGTAAAGAAGATTATGAAACATTTGATGGCGAAGCAGTTTTAGCAGATATCTTAAAATTTTTTTGA
- the mmsA gene encoding multiple monosaccharide ABC transporter ATP-binding protein has product MADYILEMKEIIKEFSGVRALNNVNLRIKRGEIHALCGENGAGKSTLMNVLSGLYPYGSYSGEITYDGEVCQFKNLRDSESKGIVIIHQELALSPYLSIKENIFLGNEQTKHGVIDWNLTERKTENLLKTVGLKVDPNTLVSQIGVGHQQLVEIAKAFSKNVRLLILDEPTAALNEEESANLLALIKEFRNQGITSIIISHKLNEIVAVADRITILRDGQTIETLENDAISEERIIKGMVGRDLTNRYPDRHPKIGEVYFEVKDWTVHHPLTTDRIVNDHIDFSIRRGEIVGIAGLMGAGRTEFAMSIFGRSYGSNISGKILKDGKELVIKDVSQAIEHGLAYVSEDRKSVGLNLLMDIRENTTIASLKKISRSGILDQEKEVIEAENFRKKMRTKATNVFQNVGSLSGGNQQKVVLAKWLMTEPEILFLDEPTRGIDVGAKYEIYTIIEEMAALGKCVCIISSELPEIIGMCDRIYTMNEGKMTGEVLREEANQELLMNLMTKEEEAVG; this is encoded by the coding sequence ATGGCAGATTATATTTTAGAAATGAAAGAAATCATTAAAGAATTCTCTGGTGTTCGTGCGTTGAACAATGTGAATCTTCGAATCAAACGAGGCGAGATCCATGCACTTTGTGGTGAGAATGGTGCAGGAAAATCAACTCTGATGAATGTGTTGAGTGGTTTGTATCCTTATGGCAGTTATTCGGGAGAGATCACCTATGACGGTGAGGTATGCCAATTCAAAAATCTTAGAGACAGTGAATCAAAGGGGATCGTGATCATTCATCAAGAATTAGCCTTGAGTCCGTATTTGTCGATCAAAGAAAACATCTTTTTAGGAAATGAACAAACAAAGCATGGTGTCATCGATTGGAATCTGACTGAACGAAAAACCGAAAATCTATTAAAAACAGTGGGACTGAAAGTCGATCCGAATACATTGGTCTCACAAATCGGTGTGGGACATCAACAGTTGGTGGAGATTGCGAAAGCTTTTTCCAAAAATGTTCGTTTGCTCATATTAGATGAACCAACAGCCGCACTGAATGAAGAAGAAAGTGCCAATCTTTTGGCATTGATCAAGGAGTTTCGTAATCAAGGGATCACGTCGATCATTATTTCTCACAAATTAAATGAGATCGTAGCAGTAGCTGACCGAATCACGATCTTGCGAGATGGTCAAACGATCGAAACATTAGAAAACGATGCGATCAGTGAAGAGCGGATCATAAAAGGCATGGTTGGTCGGGATTTAACAAATCGCTATCCTGATCGTCATCCCAAGATTGGAGAGGTCTATTTTGAAGTAAAAGATTGGACCGTACATCATCCGTTGACAACTGACCGAATCGTCAACGATCACATCGATTTTTCGATCCGAAGAGGAGAGATCGTAGGTATTGCCGGATTGATGGGCGCTGGTCGAACTGAATTTGCCATGAGTATTTTTGGGCGATCATATGGGAGCAATATCAGTGGCAAGATATTGAAAGATGGCAAAGAACTGGTCATCAAAGATGTCTCTCAAGCAATCGAGCATGGACTTGCGTATGTATCTGAAGATCGTAAGTCTGTAGGATTGAATCTTTTGATGGATATTAGAGAAAATACAACGATTGCCAGCCTCAAAAAAATCAGTCGAAGTGGCATCTTGGATCAAGAAAAAGAAGTCATCGAAGCAGAAAACTTTCGTAAAAAGATGCGGACAAAAGCGACGAATGTGTTCCAAAACGTCGGTAGTTTAAGCGGTGGGAATCAACAAAAAGTCGTTTTAGCCAAGTGGTTGATGACCGAACCGGAAATTTTATTTCTGGATGAACCGACTCGTGGGATCGATGTTGGCGCAAAATATGAAATCTACACGATCATCGAAGAAATGGCCGCCTTAGGAAAGTGTGTTTGCATCATTTCTTCTGAGTTGCCTGAGATCATCGGGATGTGTGATCGAATCTATACGATGAATGAAGGGAAAATGACAGGGGAAGTGCTTCGAGAAGAGGCGAATCAGGAATTATTGATGAACCTGATGACAAAAGAAGAGGAGGCAGTCGGGTAA
- the mmsB gene encoding multiple monosaccharide ABC transporter permease: protein MENVTKKSKEKSTWNVKEKILDIFSKYSMVIILVALLIAFQLMTGGIFLRPLNITNIVLQNSHILILAAGMLLVVLLGYVDLSVGSVMAFVGAMAGMLMVNNNISPWLAIPLCLLVGGVIGAWQGFWVAYVGIPAFIVTLAGLLMFRGLTQVVLGGQSLAPFPGGFQKISTGYLPDVFGVPGMHLLTLILGVVLAVSLVFAQWRARARRKENLFDVPSMNAFLIKAALTIVLVLGLSYIFASYQGFPVILIILGVIVGVYGFLTNRTVAGRQIYATGGNLKAAQLSGIKTKKITFWVFVNMGVMAALAGLILAARLNAATPQAGTSLELDAMASVYFGGASTSGGIGTITGAIVGGLVMGVLNNGMSIMGVGVDWQQAIKGLILLLAVVLDIYNKKRKIS from the coding sequence ATGGAGAATGTCACGAAAAAAAGTAAGGAAAAAAGTACTTGGAATGTAAAAGAAAAGATATTAGATATCTTTAGTAAGTATAGTATGGTCATTATCTTGGTTGCTTTATTGATTGCTTTTCAATTGATGACTGGCGGCATCTTTTTAAGACCGCTGAATATAACGAACATCGTGTTACAAAACAGCCATATTTTGATTTTAGCTGCGGGAATGCTTCTGGTCGTTCTTTTAGGATATGTCGATCTATCTGTCGGTTCAGTCATGGCATTTGTAGGGGCAATGGCTGGTATGCTGATGGTCAATAACAACATCAGTCCTTGGTTGGCTATTCCTTTATGCTTGTTAGTCGGTGGGGTGATTGGGGCATGGCAGGGATTTTGGGTCGCTTATGTAGGGATTCCAGCTTTTATTGTTACACTTGCCGGGTTATTGATGTTTCGTGGACTGACACAAGTTGTGTTAGGCGGACAATCGTTAGCGCCATTTCCTGGAGGATTCCAAAAAATCTCAACAGGCTACTTGCCAGATGTGTTTGGTGTTCCTGGGATGCATCTTTTGACTTTGATTTTAGGTGTCGTGTTGGCAGTCAGCTTAGTTTTTGCGCAGTGGCGTGCTAGAGCGAGAAGAAAAGAAAATCTATTTGACGTACCATCGATGAACGCATTTTTGATCAAAGCGGCATTGACGATCGTTCTTGTCTTAGGACTTAGTTATATTTTTGCCTCTTATCAAGGATTTCCAGTGATCTTGATCATTTTAGGAGTGATCGTTGGTGTATATGGCTTTTTGACTAATCGAACAGTTGCTGGGCGACAAATCTATGCAACCGGTGGTAATTTGAAAGCTGCTCAATTATCTGGAATAAAGACAAAAAAAATCACTTTTTGGGTATTTGTGAATATGGGTGTGATGGCTGCCTTGGCTGGATTGATTTTAGCGGCGCGCTTAAATGCTGCTACGCCACAGGCAGGAACTTCACTTGAATTAGATGCGATGGCTTCTGTCTACTTCGGCGGGGCTTCTACTTCAGGAGGAATCGGAACAATCACTGGAGCGATCGTCGGTGGCTTAGTCATGGGTGTATTGAACAATGGGATGTCGATCATGGGTGTCGGCGTAGACTGGCAACAGGCAATCAAAGGATTGATTCTATTGCTAGCAGTCGTATTGGATATTTACAATAAAAAACGCAAGATCTCTTAA
- the chvE gene encoding multiple monosaccharide ABC transporter substrate-binding protein has protein sequence MKRVGKNWLVAIVFLLISVTTLAGCSNGSAAGDEKGFVGISMPTKSAERWIADGDNIVKQLEEKGYKTDLQYGEDKVENQVAQIENMITKGVDTLVIASIDGSALTDVLEKAHQADIKVIAYDRLLMNSEYVDYYATFDNFGVGVLQASYIEDKLGLKDGAGPFTIELFGGSPDDNNALINYNGVMSILQPYIDSKQLTVSSGQTKFNQIATLRWDGSTAQARMDNLLSANYTDKQLDAVLSPYDPISLGIISSLKGVGYGSSDKPLPVITGQDATIAGVKSIIAGEQTQTIFKDTRVLADNTVEMIEALNNDKEVPVNDEETYDNGVKVVPTYLANPVSVDKENYKQELIDTEYYSESDLGQ, from the coding sequence ATGAAACGAGTTGGGAAAAATTGGTTAGTTGCAATTGTCTTTTTATTGATCTCAGTCACAACATTAGCCGGATGTAGCAATGGAAGTGCAGCCGGGGATGAAAAAGGATTTGTAGGGATCTCGATGCCGACAAAATCTGCGGAGCGTTGGATCGCTGATGGGGATAATATCGTTAAGCAACTAGAAGAAAAAGGGTACAAGACGGATTTGCAATATGGAGAAGATAAAGTAGAAAATCAAGTGGCACAAATCGAAAACATGATTACAAAAGGTGTCGATACGTTAGTCATTGCCTCGATCGATGGATCGGCATTGACCGATGTATTAGAAAAAGCACACCAAGCAGATATCAAAGTCATTGCGTATGACCGTTTATTGATGAACTCCGAATATGTCGATTATTATGCAACTTTCGATAATTTCGGCGTAGGGGTATTACAAGCTTCTTATATCGAAGATAAATTAGGTTTGAAAGATGGTGCAGGACCTTTTACGATCGAGCTATTTGGTGGTTCACCAGATGATAACAATGCACTGATCAACTACAACGGTGTCATGTCCATCCTTCAGCCATATATCGACAGCAAACAATTGACCGTCTCATCAGGACAAACGAAATTCAACCAGATTGCGACACTTCGTTGGGATGGTTCAACTGCGCAAGCCCGGATGGATAACTTATTAAGTGCAAATTATACAGATAAACAATTAGATGCAGTTCTATCACCTTATGATCCAATCAGTTTAGGAATCATTTCCTCCTTAAAAGGAGTGGGATATGGTTCAAGTGATAAACCACTACCGGTGATTACTGGGCAAGATGCGACGATTGCTGGAGTGAAATCGATCATTGCAGGAGAGCAAACGCAAACGATTTTTAAGGATACACGAGTACTAGCTGATAATACAGTAGAAATGATCGAAGCCCTTAACAATGACAAGGAAGTGCCAGTCAACGATGAAGAGACCTACGATAATGGTGTGAAGGTCGTACCAACGTATTTAGCAAATCCTGTTTCTGTTGACAAAGAAAACTACAAACAAGAGTTGATCGATACGGAGTATTACAGTGAGAGTGATTTAGGTCAGTAG